In Paenibacillus durus, the DNA window AATGTAGACTTTGCATAGAGCGGATTCTCTACTTGGTCATCATACATGGCTTGTGTCCCCCCTCCCCGACTACTAATGATCAATAAACCATCCAAATCTGTCCATTCTCATAGATCTGAACATCTTGAGACGAATGAATGAAGTCCGACCCGCTCGCATATCCGGTCTCTTTCATCTTTCGCGTGCCCTCTTCCCAACCGGGGCGGTCATGGACAATGGTGTAGCAATATACGACTCGGTCGTCCTCTTCGTCTTCTTGCGATCCCAGGTATACGAAATCTTCGCCAAACAGCGAATTCAGATATTCCCTGGCCTCCGCATGCGAGTGAAACCTCGGGAGAGCCTCTTCGAACTGCCGAGAGAGCATCTTGCGTTTGCCCGAAAGGGTGTAATAACGGTCTAACTCCTCTTTATTGATCACATCATTCGCCTCCTTACCAAGTCTGGTTTTTAACAAAATATCACTTGGCGCTGCGGCGCGCAATCCATCAGCCCAAAATGTCGTTACAGCTCAATCAGCTTTGTGGCAATATTGTTGCAAAATTCCCGGTCATGCTCCACAAAAAGGAGCGTTGGCGAATGTTCAAGCAGCAGCTCCTCAATTTGCATGCGGGAGATCACATCGATAAAATTCAGCGGTTCGTCCCAAATATGCAAATGAGCGTGTTCGCAAAGACTTTTGGCAATGAGCACCTTCTTCTTTTGGCCGCCGCTGTATGCGGATATATCCTTTTCAAACTGATTTCTTGAAAAATCAAGCTTTCTTAAAATCGATTTAAACAGGCTTTCATCAATCCCGTGGGTTCTGGCGTAATCCGTTAAGTTGCCCTGTAAATGGGAGGTGTCCTGTGAGACGTAAGATATTTTAAGCTGGCTGCCCTTTCTGAACGTGCCCGTATAGCTTATGTCCTCACCGCAAATCAGCTTGAGTATGCTGGATTTTCCGGAGCCGTTTTTGCCTGAAAGCGCGATTCGCTCACCCTGCTCAATCGTAAAGCTGATATCCTGGCAAACCTGCTTATCGCCGTAGTAAATCGATACCTTGTCAAGCTCGGCAAGCCGGCTTTTATGATACACAAGCTGTGCAATTTTGAGGCTGTCTGAGCTTTCTATATTTTTTAGAAGCTTGGACTTCTCCTCCAGCGCCGATTGCTGTCTGTGCTCCATCGTTTTGGAGCGTTTCATCATTTTGGCAGCCTTGTGACCGATATAGCCTTTATCTACCTTGGAACCGGAATTTCTTGTGCCGTTTTTCGTTTTTTCAACCTCGTCGGACCAGCCGCCCGTTCGTTTAGCCGTATCCGACAAACGTTTAATCTCTTTTCGCAGCTTATCGTTCTCTGCCAGCTCAAAGCGATCCTGCCTTTCTTTATTGTCCCACCAGTCCGAGAAATTGCCTTTATGAATTTCAATGTTGGTCTTATTGATAGCAAGGATATGGTCCACGCTATTATCCAGGAACGATCGGTCATGAGACACCAGAATAAATCCGCTCTTGGTACTCAGATATTCACTGACAATCCTTCTTGCGTCCATGTCCAGGTGATTCGTAGGTTCATCAATTAACAGAAAGCTGTGCTCCATCAAAAATAATGCAGCCAGCAGCACCTTCGTCTGTTCTCCGTTAGACAATGAATCAAACGGCCGGTACAGTACATCCTCCGATACGTTCAGCAATGAAAGCTCACGCAGTAATTTCCACTGAAGATAGTCCGGAACAATCTCCTCCACGACATCGTAGGTAAGATTTTCCTTGTTTTCGACTTGGAACGGAAAATATTCAAAGTGCACATTCGCCGAAATGTTCCCGCTATACTCATACTTACCAAGCAGCAGGTTTAGGAAAGTAGTCTTCCCTCTCCCGTTTCTTCCGGTAAAGCCCAATTTCCAATCGGTATCGATTTGAAAGCTTACGTTCTCGAACAGGTTATCGTAGCTGCCCTCATAGGCAAACGTCAGGTTCGTAACATTGATTAATGACATGAAATCATCCCCCTGTATCCAAAAATAGAAAAAGCCGCAAGAAAGTACCTTTCTCGCAGCTCAAATAGATACAGCAAATCCGGCCCGCTACGGGTCAGGATAAGGGATATAAACTTGAGCTAAAAAGGTTCAGTAACTTTCTTGCATAACAAAGAATAAAAACACGCGAAAAGAGTTCGCTTGATTGTTTTCCATTCTTAAACAAGAAAGTTTCTACATTATCCTTTTCAGCTCCTTGAAGAAATTACAAGTATCTTATCATACCCCATAGGCAATCTCAACCATGTGTAACCCTTTTTAACGATCACGGTTCACCAAATAATCCAGCAAATGCTTCAGAAAAGCAGTATTACGGGGCACCTCTCTTAAAGCCTCAACCGCCAGGCAGTAGTGCTCCCACATCTCTTTTCGGGCGCCTTCTTGACCAAGGACGGATACAAAAGTTGAACTGTTGTTTTGGATATCCTGGCGGGTGGGCTTACCAAGTACGAGCAGATCACCTTCCACATCAAGCAAATCATCCTTAATCTGAAAGGCGATGCCCGCATGATAAGCGAATCTCTTCAAAGACGCGATTTCCGGCTCTTTAACCTGAGCAAGTATGGCAGGCATAACTAGGCAAGCCTCAAATGCAATTCCGGTTTTGTAAAAACACATCATATTCAATTGGTCCAGGGTCAATACTTTCCCTTTGGAATGTAAATCCATCGCCTGCCCCATACACATATCTTCCGCCTTCTGGGCCGAATATTGCATCAAGGAAAGCACGGTCTTCGCATCGAACTGGTCAAGGGATGCCTGTTCTTTGATCGCCTTCTGGATCAGAAACAGCCCGGTTAATTCCGCCGTGGCGCTGTTATGCACCTTATGCAGTGTTGGACGTCCTCTGCGGGTAGGCGCATTATCCTGGGACGGCAGATCATCGAAGATCAGGGATGCAGTATGCATGTATTCGAGTGATCTCAGAAGCGGCGCGATGGCGGCTGCATTCAGTCCATATTCGTTTACGCCCATGACCCAGGTCAATATTGGCCGTATCCGCTTCCCGTCCCCTTCGAGACTGTAATTTGCGGCATCAATAAGCGGCTCTTTCACCTTTGGAGTCCCGTTATTTTTGGGAATCAGCAATAGGTTGTTGATCTGCTCGCGGACCGTTTGGATCGTATTCTGATAGTCTTCCTTTTCCTTCCGGTCGCTTTTCAAAGTTGTATTCATCTGGTCCCGCAGCAGTTTATCGAAGAAATCAACATCCTCCGCTTTTCGAACCATCTGCCCCACGAGGCGATTAAATTCCGGATTATCTGAAGCAAATATCTCCATGATTTCATTATACTTTTCAGTGCCTATGCGTTGTTTGCATCGTTTTAGACCGTTGATTGCCCGATCCAGTATCACCTCACGGGTCTTGGCATCGGAGTGATATACGTTGTGGATCAAATGGGAAATGACTGCCCAGTATAATTCAAAAGGGTTAATAAGATCCGAGCGCTGATTACGGTATTTTAAATAATAGGTATAGGGTGTTACCGCACCGTCCTTCATGTCGTCAAACATATCCGCAAAATCATCGGCCAGCTGGTTGTAGATGCCATAATAGAACATGCGATGATCAAAGCCTTTATCCATCCGGGCGCTAAGTACGGAACGGACAATCAGCCTGGAAGAAGAGGATTTTAAAATGACGGGTAAATAAAGCTCTTCGTTGGTGTAATCTGCATTGGATAGGTCCTTTGCGCGGTCGAGGTCCTGGGAATGAAAAAACACATAGGACTGCTCGAAAAATGTGCTCACTGTTTCCGGACGCTGAACTCCCTTAATATATTCAAAAGCATCCCGGAGCTCTGAATGGACGTATTGTATGAATTCCATGTCATTTCTGGCCCACCCGTTAAGTTCAGGCACAAACCCTGTGAGAAGCGCGGTTCGTATCATATGAGAATACTGTTCTTTCTCCCCGGCGGTTAAGACCTGGGAATCAAGCAGATCGTCTACAAAAGGATAGGTCAGTCCGTAGGAATACCCTAGCCGGATGGCTTCATCCAGTCTCCGTGAACGTTCCGCAGGCGGCGTTTCCTCCCCCATCTCTTCAATCACATGCAGAACAACCCCGACAATGATCTTGATCAGTTTACGCTGGGCTTGCTCGGCGTTCATTTCTTTTGGAATATGGGCGGCGACGTTCTTTAGTTTATCTATCACCCACATCGCGGCGATTTCTATGCCTTCTTTCTGAGCCCACCTATAAAACCCGGCCACGCTCATATACTCGGGCTGTTCTCCCCGCTTTGCTGCAGTGGAATGAATCAAGTGTTTTTTGATGTCGGCAACTACATGCTGAATCCGGGTCTGAGTGTCAGGAGAATCAAGGGCTTTGCCCAAATCCCTCATGTAAATATAAGAAACGCTTCGATCCAGATACTCATCCAATTTGCCCGTATAATCCAGCCACCCTATATATCTATGATAGTCCCGAGAGTCAGGTTTTCTTTTTCCCCGTGAAAAAAAGGATAACCAGGAACGATGATGGACATGGTTCCGTTTCCAGACTTCAATATCTTTTGTCAGGATGGGCACATAAGTCTTTTCCATAACCTGCATATAAAGGGTTGCAAAATACTGAGCCGCCTTCTGCTCAGCCAGCCGATACCATAGATCAGCATGATCTGTAAATTCCTCATTCACACGATTCATTACCATACGCTTCATTACCCCTACTTCTATTTTTGTAAAATCGGATTATGTTCATAATTCTTAATACGGGAAAGAAGCTTTTTGGTTACCAAATCGTTATGAGGGATATAGCCTGACCAATCGCAGCAATAGAAAAACCGCCGTTTACCCAAAAGAAATCGATTCCATTTCGGGGACGGCGGCTTTCTAAGCCAAATTCATTCTATTTACTTTTCCAATGTAATGCGGAATACAGTGCCGGCATTGCCTGCAAATACAATCGTTCCATTTTCAGGCAGAACCACTTTGTTATTGCGGCTGATTACAGTGTAGCTCACGCATTTTCCCTGGGCGTCATACACCGCAAAAGCTCCTTTCGCCGGTGTTGCGACAGTCATCTTCTTACCGGCCGCGGCAGAGGGAACTCTGTACCATCTGGCGTTGCCATCGGCTTGCACAGTAACCGCTGAATGTTTCCCCGCAAATAGCGGCTTTATGATATCCTCACTGACATATAAGCTTCCAGCGGCTTCAAGGTACTCAATCCCATCTTTTGTGTAAAAACGGTATTCAGCTGTATCCCGGCTTCCTATCGCAGGAATTTGATGCTGGCTCACAGCCGTATTCGGGCCAGTAATTTTTTTATCCATTAAATATCCTTGCAGATCGTCGGTCCGGGTGATCTTAAGGGTCGGCATAATCATGAATATGACCGAACTGAACTTCTCGCTCACAGGATAATAGGTTTTACCTTCCCGCTTCGCCCATGCCTCTGCTGTCTCTGTGGATATTGGGTTAGATTCGAGCTTCTCAGCTAAATACTGAGACATGGCCTGTTGTCCTAAACCCGGAATGGTCGCATATTGTCTGATCCAGAGATAGGTGCGTCCATTTTTTTCAGTTACAAAACTGACCTTCGCGCTGCCCTCCTGGTTAACAAAAGCCCCGTCCGATGTATATACAAACTCCTGCTCCGGATATCCAGGCATACTCGGAACCGATATGGACAGTATCCCATCCTTGATATCAATTTTAACCAGTTGGTTGAGGGTACCATAATAGCCCACGTTCTTCATTACGTCATTGGACATATCGGCTTTAACCGGCGTGCCGAATGATTTCCCGGGTTTGATGTCTTGGATCGTGCCCTTCTCTTTCATTGCCTGAAGAAGCAGCTCACTCGCCAGCATCTCGTTCAACGAGCTGCTGCCGCCCGACGACAGCACTGCCGCAGCCATGTTCTGCTCGGGAAGGACAACAAAGGAAGCATGATACAAAATCGTATCCCCGCCTTTACTTAAACCCTTCATTCCATAATCGTTAAACGGAAACAACCTTACACTGTCCCAGCCAAGCCCAAAGTCAATCGAGCTGTCGGCTTCTTGGGGCCATAGCCCTTTTTTGTATTCCTCCTGCTCCATTGCACGGACCGCCTCGTCCGAGAGAATGCCGTCCTTCTGTCCTGTAAATATTTGCGAGAATTGTACCAGATCTTCTGCGGTGGAATAAATTCCTCCCACTCCAATTGCATTGACCGTTTCATTCGGCAGCTGCTTCTCAAAAGGCGGATAATAAAGAGCGGCCAGTTTGCCTGGTTCCAGTAAGTCCTGCGGTGTATTCGTATGGTTCATTTCTAGCGGTCCAGTAAAATATTGATGGATGAATGCGGTAAAATCCATGCCGCTAACTCTCTCAACAAGAATCTCCGCCAGCATGAATCCGTCATTGCAATACACGGAGAAGGCGCCTGGGTCCGCTTTTAAGCTCTGGGTGGACAATTGCTGCAGCAGCGTATCATGAGCATAGGTGTCTGGATCATTGAACAGAAAAGCATTTCTAAGGCTTGTGCCTTGCAGGCCAGAGGAATGGTTCAGCAGCATACGCGGGGTAATTTGCTTATAACGTTCATCCTTCATCTTGAAATCCGTTATGTACTGCACCAAAGGGGTATCCAAATTGATCTTCCCCTCATCTACCAATTTCATGACAGCGGCGGCCGTAAACATTTTGCTCGTCGATCCAATGCCATACATGGTATCCTTGCTAAGCGGGATTTTCCCTGCCTTATCGTTTACCCCTGTCTGTCCCGACACCTTAATCTCGCCGTGATCAATCAATGCATACTGGACGCTGACCGTACCGTAATTTTTGGTTAACAGCGCCGCCTTTTCAGAAGCGATCTTCTCCAGCGCCTGATTAGTATCGACCACTTTGTTGCTGGACGCTATCGCCTCCGTTGGGACAAGCGAAGTCAGTGCAATTACGGCCGTTAATAACCAAACCAATCTTTTCTTCATTGAAATATCTCCTTTAATAGTAGACTATGATATAGTACGAATTAATAGAGTAAAGGGTTCAATTCATTGCAAAAAAAGTATATTCCTTCCTATTGAAAAAAAGGGGGGGTGGAAGATAACATAGAATTGCTTTTGCTCTACTAATGAAAAAAAGCATGTTTATGCCGGAAACCCGGGACACAAACATGCCTCTAACGATGTACTAAATGGCTTTTAGGAGAAGCTCCAATTCATTGGCCACGACGAACAAGCTTGCACGGTCTTCAAATTCCTTGCGGGACTGCGGCATGGGAAGAAGCTTGTGATACCGTCTTATTTTACATAAATCTTCATGCAGGCCCGGACTCCATCCGGAATGGCGGAGACTATTGCTCAGAGTGAGCAGGAATTCGCCAATCCTCTCCCGCTGCTCCATCTGAACGGTAATCCGGGATACGTAAGGCATCATCCGGGCGAGCGCGTCGTATTGCTGTTCTCTCTTCTCAAAATAGGGAGAATACATTTCATCCTTGCCTAGAATATGGTTTTCGTTATAGAGCAGCACCAACGACTTGGCCCTCTTGAACATATCCGAAAGCCGCTGCATTGCTTTGACATCACAAGGCCTGTTCCCATCCTTCAAATAAGCGGCGATTTCCTGCAATTGAGCCTGAAACAGCACCTCGACCTCTTCTTTGCAGCGATTAAGCTGCCGCTCGATGTTCGGCATATATGCGTTGATGATCAGCGCTGTGCCAAGGCCTACCATAATCACGAGAAACTCATTGGCAAAAAACGCAAGCGACGCCTCCTTGTGCATATAGACGTGCA includes these proteins:
- a CDS encoding Lsa family ABC-F type ribosomal protection protein, with the protein product MSLINVTNLTFAYEGSYDNLFENVSFQIDTDWKLGFTGRNGRGKTTFLNLLLGKYEYSGNISANVHFEYFPFQVENKENLTYDVVEEIVPDYLQWKLLRELSLLNVSEDVLYRPFDSLSNGEQTKVLLAALFLMEHSFLLIDEPTNHLDMDARRIVSEYLSTKSGFILVSHDRSFLDNSVDHILAINKTNIEIHKGNFSDWWDNKERQDRFELAENDKLRKEIKRLSDTAKRTGGWSDEVEKTKNGTRNSGSKVDKGYIGHKAAKMMKRSKTMEHRQQSALEEKSKLLKNIESSDSLKIAQLVYHKSRLAELDKVSIYYGDKQVCQDISFTIEQGERIALSGKNGSGKSSILKLICGEDISYTGTFRKGSQLKISYVSQDTSHLQGNLTDYARTHGIDESLFKSILRKLDFSRNQFEKDISAYSGGQKKKVLIAKSLCEHAHLHIWDEPLNFIDVISRMQIEELLLEHSPTLLFVEHDREFCNNIATKLIEL
- a CDS encoding polyprenyl synthetase family protein, which encodes MNRVNEEFTDHADLWYRLAEQKAAQYFATLYMQVMEKTYVPILTKDIEVWKRNHVHHRSWLSFFSRGKRKPDSRDYHRYIGWLDYTGKLDEYLDRSVSYIYMRDLGKALDSPDTQTRIQHVVADIKKHLIHSTAAKRGEQPEYMSVAGFYRWAQKEGIEIAAMWVIDKLKNVAAHIPKEMNAEQAQRKLIKIIVGVVLHVIEEMGEETPPAERSRRLDEAIRLGYSYGLTYPFVDDLLDSQVLTAGEKEQYSHMIRTALLTGFVPELNGWARNDMEFIQYVHSELRDAFEYIKGVQRPETVSTFFEQSYVFFHSQDLDRAKDLSNADYTNEELYLPVILKSSSSRLIVRSVLSARMDKGFDHRMFYYGIYNQLADDFADMFDDMKDGAVTPYTYYLKYRNQRSDLINPFELYWAVISHLIHNVYHSDAKTREVILDRAINGLKRCKQRIGTEKYNEIMEIFASDNPEFNRLVGQMVRKAEDVDFFDKLLRDQMNTTLKSDRKEKEDYQNTIQTVREQINNLLLIPKNNGTPKVKEPLIDAANYSLEGDGKRIRPILTWVMGVNEYGLNAAAIAPLLRSLEYMHTASLIFDDLPSQDNAPTRRGRPTLHKVHNSATAELTGLFLIQKAIKEQASLDQFDAKTVLSLMQYSAQKAEDMCMGQAMDLHSKGKVLTLDQLNMMCFYKTGIAFEACLVMPAILAQVKEPEIASLKRFAYHAGIAFQIKDDLLDVEGDLLVLGKPTRQDIQNNSSTFVSVLGQEGARKEMWEHYCLAVEALREVPRNTAFLKHLLDYLVNRDR
- a CDS encoding serine hydrolase domain-containing protein — protein: MKKRLVWLLTAVIALTSLVPTEAIASSNKVVDTNQALEKIASEKAALLTKNYGTVSVQYALIDHGEIKVSGQTGVNDKAGKIPLSKDTMYGIGSTSKMFTAAAVMKLVDEGKINLDTPLVQYITDFKMKDERYKQITPRMLLNHSSGLQGTSLRNAFLFNDPDTYAHDTLLQQLSTQSLKADPGAFSVYCNDGFMLAEILVERVSGMDFTAFIHQYFTGPLEMNHTNTPQDLLEPGKLAALYYPPFEKQLPNETVNAIGVGGIYSTAEDLVQFSQIFTGQKDGILSDEAVRAMEQEEYKKGLWPQEADSSIDFGLGWDSVRLFPFNDYGMKGLSKGGDTILYHASFVVLPEQNMAAAVLSSGGSSSLNEMLASELLLQAMKEKGTIQDIKPGKSFGTPVKADMSNDVMKNVGYYGTLNQLVKIDIKDGILSISVPSMPGYPEQEFVYTSDGAFVNQEGSAKVSFVTEKNGRTYLWIRQYATIPGLGQQAMSQYLAEKLESNPISTETAEAWAKREGKTYYPVSEKFSSVIFMIMPTLKITRTDDLQGYLMDKKITGPNTAVSQHQIPAIGSRDTAEYRFYTKDGIEYLEAAGSLYVSEDIIKPLFAGKHSAVTVQADGNARWYRVPSAAAGKKMTVATPAKGAFAVYDAQGKCVSYTVISRNNKVVLPENGTIVFAGNAGTVFRITLEK
- a CDS encoding aromatic acid exporter family protein: MDIENGMLRLKWRVPTLKIGLRTLKTAVGVSLSVMVSQLLQLQYFSSSGILTLLCIQKSRRKSIQAAVSRFFACIIGMFFASGIFFIFGYFPYSFLILMLLFIPLCVRLRIQEGIASSSVIVMHVYMHKEASLAFFANEFLVIMVGLGTALIINAYMPNIERQLNRCKEEVEVLFQAQLQEIAAYLKDGNRPCDVKAMQRLSDMFKRAKSLVLLYNENHILGKDEMYSPYFEKREQQYDALARMMPYVSRITVQMEQRERIGEFLLTLSNSLRHSGWSPGLHEDLCKIRRYHKLLPMPQSRKEFEDRASLFVVANELELLLKAI